From a region of the Erythrobacter neustonensis genome:
- the smpB gene encoding SsrA-binding protein SmpB: MARPKPVTFDKLKIVAENRRARFDYYIEDTFEAGLALQGTEVKALRAGEASIAESYAEVKDGQVWLINANIPEYSHGNRLNHEPRRPRKLLLHEREIEKFVGAVERKGMTLVPLMVYFNRTGRAKVELALAKGKQNHDKRASTKERDWKRDKARLMRERG, translated from the coding sequence ATGGCACGCCCCAAACCCGTCACCTTCGACAAGCTCAAGATCGTCGCCGAAAACCGCCGTGCGCGGTTCGACTATTATATCGAGGACACCTTCGAGGCGGGCCTTGCCTTGCAGGGCACCGAGGTCAAGGCGCTGAGAGCGGGCGAGGCGAGCATCGCCGAAAGCTATGCCGAGGTGAAGGACGGGCAGGTCTGGCTGATCAATGCCAACATTCCCGAATACAGCCACGGCAACCGCCTGAACCACGAACCGCGCCGCCCGCGCAAATTGCTGCTGCACGAGCGCGAAATCGAGAAATTCGTCGGCGCGGTCGAGCGCAAGGGCATGACGCTGGTGCCGCTGATGGTCTATTTCAACCGCACCGGCCGCGCCAAGGTCGAACTGGCGCTCGCCAAGGGCAAGCAGAACCACGACAAGCGGGCGAGCACCAAGGAGCGCGACTGGAAGCGCGACAAGGCCCGCCTGATGCGCGAACGCGGATAG
- the rlmN gene encoding 23S rRNA (adenine(2503)-C(2))-methyltransferase RlmN encodes MSDTALMSIPGLVDPVPASRDITPRADGRVDLIGLPRPRIRELFAEAGLDDRQAKLRAKQVFHWLYHRGVTDFEHMTDIAKPMRPWLAERFVIGRPDVVEAQHSVDGTRKWLLRTADGHDFEMVFIPDETRGTLCVSSQVGCTLTCSFCHTGTMKLVRNLTPGEIVGQVMLARDALGEWPRGTMVSDADAIDEDDEAGHYTADGRLLTNIVMMGMGEPLYNFDHVRDALKLVMDGDGLALSKRRITLSTSGVIPMMERCGEEIGVNLAVSLHGVRKEVRDELVPLNKKYSIEELLQACADYPGASNARRITFEYVMIKDKNDSDDDARELVRLLRQYNLPAKVNLIPFNPWPGAGYETSLPERVRRFSEIVFEGGFSAPVRTPRGRDIDAACGQLKTAAEKKSRAQRDREAAEAAAAALQD; translated from the coding sequence ATGTCAGATACCGCACTCATGTCCATCCCGGGCCTCGTCGACCCGGTTCCCGCCTCGCGCGACATCACGCCGCGCGCCGATGGCCGCGTCGACCTGATCGGTCTGCCGCGCCCGCGCATCCGTGAACTCTTTGCCGAAGCCGGTCTCGACGACCGCCAGGCCAAGCTGCGCGCCAAGCAGGTGTTCCACTGGCTCTATCACCGCGGCGTCACCGATTTCGAACACATGACCGACATCGCCAAGCCGATGCGCCCGTGGCTCGCGGAACGCTTCGTGATCGGCCGGCCCGATGTGGTCGAGGCGCAGCATTCGGTCGACGGCACCCGCAAGTGGCTGCTGCGCACCGCCGATGGCCACGATTTCGAGATGGTCTTCATCCCCGATGAAACCCGCGGCACGCTGTGCGTCTCCAGCCAGGTGGGCTGCACCCTCACCTGCTCGTTCTGCCACACCGGCACGATGAAGCTCGTCCGCAACCTTACGCCGGGCGAGATCGTCGGCCAGGTGATGCTCGCCCGCGATGCGCTGGGCGAATGGCCGCGCGGGACGATGGTGTCCGATGCCGACGCAATCGACGAGGATGACGAGGCGGGCCACTACACCGCCGATGGCCGCCTGCTCACCAACATCGTGATGATGGGCATGGGCGAGCCGCTCTATAATTTCGATCACGTGCGCGATGCCTTGAAGCTGGTGATGGACGGAGACGGGCTTGCCCTGTCCAAGCGCCGCATCACGCTCTCGACCTCTGGCGTCATCCCGATGATGGAGCGCTGCGGCGAGGAGATCGGCGTCAACCTCGCCGTGTCCCTGCACGGCGTGCGCAAGGAAGTGCGCGACGAGTTGGTGCCCTTGAACAAGAAATACAGCATCGAAGAGCTGTTGCAGGCCTGCGCGGATTATCCCGGCGCCTCCAACGCGCGGCGGATCACCTTCGAATATGTGATGATCAAGGACAAGAACGACAGCGACGATGACGCGCGCGAACTCGTCCGCCTGCTGCGCCAGTATAATCTGCCCGCCAAGGTCAACCTGATCCCGTTCAACCCGTGGCCCGGCGCAGGCTATGAAACATCGCTGCCCGAACGCGTGCGGCGCTTTTCGGAGATCGTGTTCGAAGGCGGGTTCTCCGCTCCGGTCCGCACGCCTCGGGGCCGCGACATCGATGCCGCCTGCGGGCAATTGAAGACCGCAGCCGAAAAGAAGTCCCGCGCCCAGCGCGACCGCGAGGCGGCCGAAGCGGCCGCGGCGGCTCTTCAGGACTAA
- a CDS encoding succinylglutamate desuccinylase/aspartoacylase family protein: MAMAPAEPFIIAGQSVAPGTACDVAFPITTMATGTSSSLAVRVLNGAKAGPAIFVSAAIHGDEITGTAVIQRLAQMLDPATLAGTVLLVPVANIFGFISHNRYLPDRRDLNRSFPGSAGGSLAGQLAHVFYREVVARCSLGIDIHSAAIHRYNLPQIRIAAGDRRLVELAMAFGAPVIIESPLRDGSLRDLARQKGVDMLLLEAGEALRFDRLSIETGVEGVLRVLAHLGMIEADDGLSAVGVPARANRSVWVRSPRGGVMHAVRTSGDPVRKGDVLAQVTGLFGDAPSAMVSPVDGIIIGHATLPVVHQGDALFHIAAIDHPERIGALIDSITDAILASEPQGSAQGMLDEDEVV; this comes from the coding sequence ATGGCCATGGCGCCAGCCGAGCCGTTCATCATCGCCGGGCAAAGCGTTGCGCCCGGCACCGCGTGCGATGTGGCATTCCCGATCACGACGATGGCAACGGGCACGTCCTCCTCTCTGGCGGTGCGGGTGCTTAATGGCGCGAAGGCGGGCCCGGCGATCTTCGTCAGCGCGGCGATCCACGGGGACGAGATCACCGGCACCGCGGTGATCCAGCGCTTGGCGCAGATGCTCGATCCGGCCACGCTGGCGGGCACGGTGCTGCTGGTGCCGGTTGCCAATATCTTCGGCTTCATCTCGCACAACCGCTACCTGCCCGACCGGCGCGATCTCAACCGCAGCTTTCCGGGCAGCGCGGGCGGATCGCTGGCCGGGCAGCTGGCACATGTCTTCTACCGCGAGGTGGTGGCGCGGTGCAGCCTTGGCATCGACATCCATTCGGCTGCGATCCACCGCTACAACCTGCCCCAGATCCGGATCGCGGCGGGCGACCGGCGGCTGGTCGAACTGGCGATGGCGTTCGGCGCGCCGGTGATCATCGAAAGCCCCTTGCGCGATGGCTCCCTGCGCGATCTTGCGCGGCAGAAGGGCGTCGACATGCTGTTGCTCGAAGCGGGCGAGGCGCTGCGGTTCGACCGGCTGTCGATCGAGACCGGCGTCGAAGGCGTGCTGCGCGTGCTCGCGCATCTCGGCATGATCGAAGCCGATGACGGGTTGAGCGCGGTCGGCGTGCCCGCGCGCGCGAACCGTTCGGTGTGGGTGCGGTCCCCGCGCGGCGGCGTGATGCATGCGGTGCGCACCTCGGGCGATCCGGTGCGCAAGGGCGATGTGCTGGCGCAGGTCACCGGACTGTTCGGCGATGCGCCAAGCGCGATGGTCAGCCCGGTCGACGGCATCATCATCGGCCATGCGACGCTGCCCGTGGTGCATCAGGGCGACGCCCTGTTCCACATCGCCGCGATCGACCATCCCGAACGCATCGGCGCACTGATCGATTCGATCACCGACGCGATCCTCGCAAGCGAGCCGCAGGGCAGCGCGCAAGGCATGCTCGATGAAGACGAGGTGGTCTGA
- a CDS encoding lytic transglycosylase domain-containing protein: protein MALPLPLAAQGWNGSNDLVARQPAAIDAAVARWEVLQASRTAMFADYAGFVLAYPTFPRVETLRLRAEAALENEAPQASDVVRYFDANPPLTNPGRARYALALAALQRPEALAEARRAWRGGQMADSAELYLAQLFPGQFLPDDYAARVDALLWQGKADAAARQLPYLSEQARTMALARMALVRGTRPEMAGVIVPAGADADPGYVFNLVKFLRGSGQNAEAARVFTNRPGFSRPALDPEGFVGQLLGVAGSVSAREAANIAARTDDLFDRGATLSDASFTLRDRLTDLMWLGGTRAMWDLGDGNTAAPLFARYAEAAKTPLTKTKGYYWAGRAARQAGNQAGAAQYFELAARSPDYYYGQLALSALNRPMPAFAPLPQGEVDARARAEFEARPVVKAIRALANNRRDWRTERRFFEALGDEANTPATLQMAGQLARELQMDELAVVLGLKMGETGVTGLERIGFPTVATPPVVNDWVMVHAIGRQESEFDRNRESHAGARGIMQLMPGTAREQAGKMGMQYLSADITRSPQYNIQLGDGYFARMMSYYGGSYPLAIAAYNAGPGRVNQWLRLNGDPRTGAVDWVTWIEKIPSNFETRYYVMRVIGNAVTYAHMYPELAGRPRPVDSFLR, encoded by the coding sequence GTGGCCCTGCCTCTTCCCCTTGCGGCGCAGGGTTGGAACGGCAGCAACGATCTTGTCGCGCGCCAGCCTGCCGCAATCGACGCTGCGGTCGCGCGGTGGGAGGTGCTGCAGGCCAGCCGCACGGCGATGTTCGCCGATTATGCCGGCTTCGTGCTTGCCTATCCCACCTTCCCGCGCGTCGAGACTTTGCGCCTGCGCGCCGAAGCGGCGCTGGAGAACGAGGCGCCGCAGGCCTCCGATGTGGTCCGCTATTTCGATGCCAATCCGCCGCTGACCAATCCGGGCCGCGCGCGTTATGCGCTGGCGCTTGCCGCGCTGCAGCGGCCCGAAGCGCTGGCCGAAGCGCGGCGGGCATGGCGCGGCGGGCAGATGGCCGACAGCGCCGAGCTTTATCTCGCGCAGCTTTTCCCCGGCCAGTTCCTGCCTGACGATTACGCCGCGCGGGTCGATGCGCTGCTGTGGCAGGGCAAGGCCGATGCCGCCGCGCGCCAGCTGCCCTACCTCTCCGAACAGGCGCGCACGATGGCGCTGGCACGCATGGCGCTGGTGCGCGGCACCAGGCCCGAAATGGCGGGGGTGATCGTTCCTGCCGGTGCGGACGCCGATCCGGGCTATGTCTTCAACCTAGTGAAGTTCCTGCGCGGCAGCGGCCAGAACGCCGAAGCCGCCCGCGTTTTCACCAATCGCCCGGGCTTTTCCCGCCCCGCGCTCGATCCCGAAGGCTTCGTGGGCCAGTTGCTGGGCGTCGCCGGCAGCGTCAGCGCGCGCGAGGCGGCCAATATCGCCGCACGCACCGATGACCTGTTCGATCGCGGCGCCACGCTGTCGGATGCCAGCTTCACGCTGCGCGACCGGCTGACCGATCTGATGTGGCTGGGCGGCACGCGCGCGATGTGGGATCTGGGCGATGGTAACACCGCAGCCCCGCTGTTCGCGCGCTATGCCGAGGCAGCCAAGACCCCGCTGACCAAGACCAAGGGCTATTACTGGGCAGGCCGCGCGGCGCGCCAGGCCGGCAATCAGGCGGGCGCAGCGCAATATTTCGAGCTCGCCGCGCGTTCGCCCGATTATTACTACGGCCAGTTGGCGCTGTCGGCGCTGAACCGTCCGATGCCCGCGTTCGCGCCCCTGCCGCAAGGCGAGGTCGATGCCCGCGCGCGCGCCGAGTTCGAAGCGCGGCCCGTGGTGAAGGCGATCCGCGCGCTGGCGAACAACCGCCGCGACTGGCGCACCGAGCGCCGGTTCTTCGAAGCCCTGGGCGACGAGGCGAACACGCCCGCCACCTTGCAGATGGCGGGCCAGCTCGCCCGCGAATTGCAGATGGACGAACTTGCCGTCGTGCTCGGCCTGAAGATGGGCGAAACCGGGGTCACGGGGCTTGAGCGGATCGGCTTTCCCACGGTTGCCACCCCGCCGGTGGTCAACGACTGGGTGATGGTCCACGCGATCGGACGGCAGGAGAGCGAGTTCGACCGCAACCGCGAAAGTCATGCCGGCGCGCGCGGGATCATGCAGCTGATGCCCGGCACCGCACGCGAACAGGCGGGCAAGATGGGGATGCAATATCTTTCCGCCGACATCACCCGCTCGCCGCAATACAACATCCAGCTGGGCGACGGGTATTTCGCACGGATGATGAGCTATTACGGCGGCTCCTATCCGCTCGCCATCGCCGCCTACAATGCCGGGCCGGGCCGCGTGAACCAGTGGCTGCGCCTCAACGGCGATCCGCGCACCGGCGCGGTCGACTGGGTCACGTGGATCGAGAAGATCCCCTCGAACTTCGAGACGCGCTATTACGTGATGCGCGTGATCGGCAACGCGGTGACCTACGCGCACATGTATCCCGAGCTTGCGGGCCGGCCGCGCCCGGTCGACAGCTTTTTGCGCTGA
- the dapA gene encoding 4-hydroxy-tetrahydrodipicolinate synthase: MFSGSIPALVTPFRGGAFDEPAFRRLVDWQIENGSAALVACGTTGEASTLSNAEHHRVIEVCIEQAAGRVPVIAGCGSNDTRNAQLHMNFAKKSGAAAGLCVAPYYNRPSQRGLIAHFSYLAENCDLPIVLYNVPARTVTDILDDTVVELVTKYPDRIVAIKDASGDLSRVADHRMGIGRDFCQLSGNDELWLPHAAAGGRGCISVTANVAPKLCAEFHAAIAANELKLARELNDRLFPLHYAMFSDASPAPVKYALSRVHDWLQPEVRLPLVECSDEAKRAVDEALVSAGVLAG; this comes from the coding sequence ATGTTCAGCGGTTCCATTCCGGCTCTTGTGACTCCTTTTCGCGGCGGGGCGTTCGACGAGCCCGCCTTCCGCCGGCTGGTCGACTGGCAGATCGAAAACGGCAGCGCCGCGCTGGTCGCCTGCGGCACCACGGGCGAGGCGTCGACCTTGTCCAATGCTGAACATCACCGCGTGATCGAAGTGTGCATCGAACAGGCCGCGGGCCGCGTTCCGGTGATCGCGGGCTGCGGGTCGAACGACACGCGCAACGCCCAATTGCACATGAACTTTGCCAAGAAATCGGGCGCGGCGGCAGGGCTTTGCGTGGCGCCCTATTACAATCGCCCCAGCCAGCGCGGGCTGATCGCGCATTTCAGCTATCTGGCGGAAAACTGCGACCTGCCGATCGTGCTTTACAATGTGCCCGCGCGCACGGTGACCGATATCCTCGACGACACTGTGGTCGAACTGGTGACCAAATATCCCGACCGGATCGTCGCGATCAAGGATGCCAGCGGCGATCTTAGCCGGGTGGCGGATCACCGCATGGGGATCGGCCGCGATTTCTGCCAGCTTTCGGGCAATGACGAATTGTGGCTGCCGCATGCTGCGGCCGGCGGGCGGGGCTGCATTTCGGTGACCGCCAATGTCGCGCCAAAGCTGTGCGCAGAATTTCATGCGGCGATCGCGGCGAACGAACTGAAGCTGGCGCGCGAATTGAACGACCGCCTGTTCCCGCTGCATTATGCGATGTTCTCCGATGCATCGCCTGCGCCGGTGAAATACGCGCTCTCCCGCGTTCACGACTGGCTCCAGCCCGAAGTGCGCCTGCCGCTGGTCGAATGTTCCGACGAGGCAAAGCGCGCGGTGGACGAGGCGCTGGTGAGCGCAGGGGTGCTGGCGGGGTAG
- a CDS encoding DUF2062 domain-containing protein encodes MDVIRKNTPTREEMAQNKYLAPIAHRFLSPELWRFTRRSVPRGVALGLFAGFIVPIGQIFLAAFLALPTRANVPLAALVTFVTNPFTLPFWMVVANRIGEFFLRFEAAQAGVAAAASDNGTWAYLTMAYQIGASTLLGCLVLAVVSPILGYFVSSWVWRAVVSRKRARRLKAMEARLDQRLGAQ; translated from the coding sequence ATGGATGTGATCCGCAAGAATACGCCGACGCGCGAAGAGATGGCGCAGAACAAGTATCTGGCCCCGATCGCGCACCGGTTCCTGTCGCCCGAATTGTGGCGCTTTACCCGCCGCTCGGTGCCGCGCGGGGTCGCGCTGGGGCTGTTTGCAGGCTTCATCGTGCCGATCGGGCAGATTTTCCTTGCCGCGTTCCTCGCGCTGCCGACGCGCGCCAATGTGCCGCTGGCGGCGCTGGTCACCTTCGTCACCAATCCCTTTACCCTGCCGTTCTGGATGGTGGTCGCCAATCGGATCGGCGAATTCTTCCTGCGCTTCGAAGCCGCGCAGGCCGGGGTCGCCGCGGCGGCATCGGACAATGGCACCTGGGCCTATCTGACGATGGCCTACCAGATCGGCGCGTCGACCTTGCTGGGCTGCCTCGTGCTGGCGGTGGTGTCGCCGATTCTCGGCTATTTCGTCTCGAGCTGGGTGTGGCGCGCCGTGGTGTCCCGAAAGCGCGCCAGACGGTTGAAGGCGATGGAAGCGCGGCTCGACCAGCGGCTTGGCGCGCAGTAA
- a CDS encoding MOSC domain-containing protein: protein MDSWTIEAVCTGTARPFNGAETSAIAKRPRDGMVQVLTDGLAPDEQADRRVHGGPDMAVHLYPLDHHAWWRTIIGDHPALDEPGGFGSNLGVTGLCEDAVHIGDRFRLGTALIEVSQPRQPCWKIDHRFGCKGMVARIVETGRTGWYFRVLEQGEVQAGDRLERIASGHREWSVARVFHALIAGQGSPEELARLADLRALATRLRDKASAKRS from the coding sequence ATGGACAGCTGGACGATCGAGGCGGTCTGCACCGGCACCGCGCGCCCCTTCAACGGGGCAGAAACCAGCGCGATCGCCAAACGGCCGCGCGACGGGATGGTCCAGGTGCTGACCGATGGCCTTGCCCCCGATGAACAGGCGGACCGCCGCGTGCATGGCGGACCGGACATGGCGGTGCATCTCTACCCGCTCGATCATCATGCCTGGTGGCGCACCATCATCGGCGATCACCCTGCGCTGGATGAGCCCGGCGGGTTCGGCTCGAACCTTGGCGTGACGGGTCTTTGCGAAGACGCGGTGCATATCGGCGACCGGTTCCGGCTGGGCACCGCGCTGATCGAGGTCAGCCAGCCGCGCCAGCCCTGCTGGAAGATCGACCATCGCTTCGGCTGCAAGGGCATGGTTGCGCGAATCGTCGAGACGGGGCGCACCGGCTGGTATTTCCGCGTGCTCGAACAGGGCGAAGTGCAGGCAGGCGACCGACTCGAAAGGATCGCGTCCGGGCACCGGGAATGGAGCGTCGCCCGGGTGTTCCATGCGCTGATCGCGGGGCAAGGGTCGCCTGAGGAATTGGCCCGGCTCGCCGATTTGCGGGCGCTAGCAACGCGCTTGCGCGACAAGGCCTCAGCCAAACGCAGCTGA
- the greB gene encoding transcription elongation factor GreB gives MKPGGPPITPQGMAALKARYDQLLGTDRPAIVEIVSWAAGNGDRSENGDYLYGRKKMREIDRELAHLARRMKALRVVDPRAQVDHGRVFFGARVEIADEDDNRQTVQLVGDDEQDAAAGRIGWNAPLARALRGAAVGDVRVVTLPTGTREWEVMRIAYD, from the coding sequence ATGAAACCGGGGGGGCCTCCGATCACGCCGCAGGGGATGGCGGCGCTGAAGGCGCGGTATGACCAGTTGCTCGGCACCGACCGGCCGGCGATCGTCGAGATCGTCAGCTGGGCAGCGGGCAATGGCGACCGCAGCGAAAACGGCGACTATCTCTATGGCCGCAAGAAGATGCGCGAGATCGACCGCGAACTGGCGCATCTGGCGCGGCGGATGAAGGCGCTGCGGGTGGTCGATCCGCGCGCGCAGGTCGACCACGGGCGCGTGTTCTTCGGCGCGCGGGTCGAGATCGCGGACGAGGACGACAACCGCCAGACCGTGCAATTGGTGGGCGATGACGAACAGGATGCCGCCGCGGGCCGGATCGGCTGGAACGCCCCGCTCGCGCGTGCGCTGCGCGGTGCGGCTGTCGGCGATGTCCGGGTGGTCACGCTGCCCACCGGCACGCGCGAATGGGAGGTGATGAGGATCGCCTATGACTAA